A stretch of Grus americana isolate bGruAme1 chromosome 24, bGruAme1.mat, whole genome shotgun sequence DNA encodes these proteins:
- the BUD13 gene encoding BUD13 homolog, with product MMAAQGLSKAEYLRRYLSGPAAAEAAQPRRRRKKKQPSGAGRGGMRIVDDDVSWNSIAAVPEKEEEEEDEGDMPVVAEFIDERPDEVKLMEEFRTNTKWKLLGDQNEDSQSLDTSVPAKSTARRQRHDSPDSSPPRRLRHDSPDKSPPGHQRHDSLDLSPPRRERNNSPNLLPPRRQRHDSPDLSPPRRKRHDSPDLSPPRRKRHDSPDLSPPRRKRHDSPDLSPPRRKRHDSPDLSPPRRKRHDSPDLSPPRRKHNGSADLSPPRRKHNGSADLSPPRRKRHDSPDLSPPRRKRHDSPDLSPPRRQRHDSPDLSPPRRQRHDSPDLSPPRRQRHDSPDLSPPRRQRHDSPDLSPPRRQRHDSPDLSPPRRQRHDSPDVSPKRVSSATGKKGCKTTDKSRPGGVQGEQSQLRHNASDKSSSRQKRQATPDLSPPRKKRYDSDPDSSPPRRKRTGSPGLKKQSRTKGGSPATKKLRQVPSPQRCLRHDSASPSPRRGTRNASDADRRPGRVRSDSPKRGPLKQNRSQSSDSDLSPPRRALPAGKDQHSPRSPPDRDAKGSPKKANVMFSGVKAGLVSADVLRREQQELRRHERSNKHLEEESRHSETVFRDKTGRKRDLAQERLEQRQKAEAKSERDEQYAKWGRGLAQGRQQQQNVEDAIKEMQKPLARYIDDQDLDRMLREQEREGDPMADFIKKRKAKENKEKKEKPRYKGPAPPLNRFNIWPGHRWDGVDRSNGFEQQRFARIANKKAVQELAYKWSVEDM from the exons ATGATGGCGGCGCAGGGGCTGTCCAAGGCCGAGTACCTGCGGCGGTACCTGAGCGGGCCGGCCGCCGCTGAGgccgcccagccccgccgccgccgcaaGAAGAAGCAGCCGAGCGGCGCCGGCAGAGGCGG GATGCGGATCGTGGACGACGATGTCAGCTGGAATAGCATCGCCGCTGTCccggagaaggaggaggaggaggaggacgaagGGGACATGCCTGTG GTGGCAGAATTTATCGATGAGCGTCCGGATGAAGTGAAGCTCATGGAGGAGTTCCGAACAAATACAAAGTGGAAACTTTTAGGAG ACCAGAATGAAGACTCACAAAGTTTGGATACTTCAGTACCTGCCAAATCCACCGCAAG GCGACAGCGCCACGACTCCCCGGACAGCTCACCACCACGGAGGCTGCGGCATGACTCCCCGGACAAATCCCCTCCAGGGCACCAGCGCCACGACTCCCTGGATCTGTCTCCTCCCAGGCGAGAGAGAAACAATTCCCCCAACCTCTTGCCTCCCAGGCGGCAGCGCCACGACTCCCCGGATCTCTCCCCACCAAGAAGGAAACGTCACGACTCTCCAGACTTGTCACCACCAAGAAGGAAACGTCACGACTCTCCAGACTTGTCACCACCAAGAAGGAAACGTCACGACTCTCCAGACTTGTCACCACCAAGAAGGAAACGTCACGACTCTCCAGACTTGTCACCACCAAGAAGGAAACGTCACGACTCTCCAGACTTGTCACCACCAAGAAGGAAGCACAATGGCTCTGCGGACCTCTCTCCACCAAGAAGGAAGCACAATGGCTCTGCGGACCTCTCTCCACCAAGAAGGAAGCGTCACGACTCCCCGGACCTCTCTCCACCAAGAAGGAAGCGTCACGACTCCCCGGACCTGTCGCCTCCCAGGCGACAGCGTCACGACTCCCCGGACCTGTCGCCTCCCAGGCGACAGCGTCACGACTCCCCGGACCTGTCGCCTCCCAGGCGACAGCGTCACGACTCCCCGGACCTGTCGCCTCCCAGGCGACAGCGTCACGACTCCCCGGACCTGTCGCCTCCCAGGCGACAGCGTCACGACTCCCCGGACCTGTCGCCTCCCAGGCGACAGCGTCACGACTCCCCGGACGTCTCTCCAAAGAGAGTCAGTTCAGCCACGGGGAAAAAGGGCTGCAAAACCACAGACAAGTCACGACCAGGGGGAGTGCAAGGAGAGCAGTCTCAGCTCAGGCACAACGCCTCTGACAAGTCCTCGTCACGACAGAAGCGTCAGGCTACTCCAGATCTATCTCCGCCACGGAAGAAGAGGTACGATTCCGACCCGGATTCATCACCGCCTCGGCGAAAGAGGACTGGGTCGCCTGGCctgaaaaagcagagcagaacaaAAG GTGGTTCTCCGGCCACGAAAAAGCTCAGGCAGGTGCCCTCACCTCAGAGGTGCCTGAGACACGACTCTGCCTCTCCGTCTCCACGGAGGGGTACCCGGAATGCTTCTGACGCAGACCGCAGGCCGGGCCGTGTACGCAGCGATTCCCCGAAACGTGGTCCTCTCAAACAGAACCGGAGCCAATCTTCGGACTCAGATTTATCTCCCCCACGACGGGCTCTGCCAGCCGGAAAGGATCAGCACAGTCCAAGGAGTCCCCCTGACCGTGATGCTAAGGGATCTCCCAAGAAg GCAAATGTGATGTTTTCTGGGGTTAAAGCTGGCTTGGTGTCAGCTGACGTGCTGCGGAGGGaacagcaggagctgaggaggCATGAGAGAAGTAACAAGCACTTGGAAG AGGAGTCCCGGCACTCAGAGACGGTCTTCCGAGACAAGACAGGCCGCAAGAGAGACCTTGCGCAGGAGCggctggagcagaggcagaaggctGAAGCGAAGTCGGAGAGAGACGAGCAGTACGCCAAATGGGGAAGAGG gctagcgcagggcaggcagcagcagcagaacgtGGAGGATGCAATAAAAGAGATGCAGAAGCCATTGGCCCGTTACATCGATGATCAGGATCTGGATCGAATGCTGCGGGaacaagagagagaaggagaccCCATGGCTGACTTCATCAAGAAAAGGAAGGccaaagagaacaaagaaaagaaag AAAAACCCAGGTACAAGGGACCAGCGCCTCCGCTCAACAGATTTAATATATGGCCCGGGCATCGCTGGGATGGTGTGGACAG GTCCAACGGATTTGAGCAGCAGCGCTTTGCCCGGATAGCCAACAAGAAGGCAGTTCAGGAGCTTGCGTACAAGTGGAGCGTTGAGGACATGTAG